One Peromyscus leucopus breed LL Stock chromosome 4, UCI_PerLeu_2.1, whole genome shotgun sequence genomic region harbors:
- the Madd gene encoding MAP kinase-activating death domain protein isoform X36, translating to MVQKKFCPRLLDYLVIVGARHPSSDSVAQTPELLRRYPLEDHPEFPLPPDVVFFCQPEGCLSVRQRRMSLRDDTSFVFTLTDKDTGVTRYGICVNFYRSFQKRMPKEKVEGAAGPRGKEGTHVPCASEEVGTQSAESSSSTLQPPSADSTPDVNQSPRGKRRAKAGSRSRNSTLTSLCVLSHYPFFSTFRECLYTLKRLVDCCSERLLGKKLGIPRGVQRDTMWRIFTGSLLVEEKSSALLHDLREIEAWIYRLLRSPVPVSGQKRVDIEVLPQELQPALTFALPDPSRFTLVDFPLHLPLELLGVDACLQVLTCILLEHKVVLQSRDYNALSMSVMAFVAMIYPLEYMFPVIPLLPTCMASAEQLLLAPTPYIIGVPASFFLYKLDFKMPDDVWLVDLDSNRVIAPTNAEVLPVLPEPESLELKKHLKQALASMSLNTQPILNLEKFHEGQEIPLLLGRPSHDLQSTPSTEFNPLIYGNDVDSVDVATRVAMVRFFNSANVLQGFQMHTRTLRLFPRPVVAFQAGSFLASRPRQTPFAEKLARTQAVEYFGEWILNPSNYAFQRIHNNMFDPALIGDKPKWYAHQLQPIHYRVYDGNSQLAEALSAPPERDSDSDPTDDSGSDSMDYDDSSSSYSSLGDFVSEMMKCDINGDTPNVDPLTHAALGDASEVAIDELQPQKEGEEPGPDSESSQGKSPLHSSPSGAAHGAHSEHADSTGVEDKAAAAGGPGPLAPGPPGICKSAVDRRRTETGEGSVCPQASDNAHLEPQYGFPPEEDDDEQGESYTPRFSQHVSGSRAPKLLRPNSLKLASDSDAESDSRASSPTSTVSNNSTEGFGGIMSFASSLYRNHSTSFSLSNLTLPTKGAREKTTPFPSLKGNRRALVDQKSSVIKHSPTVKREPPSPQGRSSNSSENQQFLKEVVHSVLDGQGVGWLNMKKVRRLLESEQLRVFVLSKLNRAVQSEDDARQDVIQDVEISRKVYKGMLDLLKCTVLSLEQSYAHAGLGGMASIFGLLEIAQTHYYSKDPDKRKRSPTENVNTPVGKDPGLAGRGDPKAMAQLRVPQLGPRAPSATGKGPKELDTRSLKEENFVASVELWNKHQEVKKQKALEKQRPEVIKPAFDLGETEEKKSQISADSGVSLTSASQRTDQDSVIGVSPAVMIRSSSQDSEVSNSSGETLGADSDLSSTAGDGPGGEGSAHLTSSRATLSDSEIETNAATSTIFGKAHSLKPKEKLASSPIRSSEDVSQRVYLYEGLLGRDKGSMWDQLEDAAMETFSISKERSTLWDQMQFWEDAFLDAVMLEREGMGMDQGPQEMIDRYLSLGEHDRKRLEDDEDRLLATLLHNLISYMLLMKVNKNDIRKKVRRLMGKSHIGLVYSQQINEVLDQLTNLSGRDLSIRSSGSRHMKKQTFVVHAGTDTNGDIFFMEVCDDCVVLRSNIGTVYERWWYEKLINMTYCPKTKVLCLWRRNGSETQLNKFYTKKCRELYYCVKDSMERAAARQQSIKPGPELGGEFPVQDMKTGEGGLLQVTLEGINLKFMHNQFLKLKKW from the exons GCACCCAAGCAGTGATAGTGTGGCTCAGACTCCTGAACTGCTGCGGCGGTACCCACTAGAGGATCACCCCGAGTTTCCCCTGCCCCCAGATGTGGTGTTCTTCTGCCAGCCGGAGGGCTGTCTGAGTGTGCGGCAGCGACGCATGAGCCTTCGAGATGATACCTCTTTTGTCTTCACCCTCACCGACAAGGACACCGGCGTCACCCGCTACGGCATCTGTGTTAACTTCTACCGCTCCTTCCAAAAGCGGATGCCGAAGGAAAAGGTAGAAGGAGCAGCAGGACCCCGCGGGAAGGAAGGCACTCATGTGCCCTGTGCCTCAGAAGAGGTCGGCACCCAGAGCGCCGAGAGCAGCAGCTCCACCTtgcagcctccaagtgctgactCCACGCCCGACGTGAACCAGTCTCCTCGGGGCAAACGGCGTGCAAAAGCGGGCAGCCGCTCCCGCAACAGCACTCTGACGTCCCTGTGTGTGCTCAGCCACTATCCCTTCTTCTCTACCTTCAGAGAGTGTCTCTATACTCTGAAACGTCTGGTCGACTGCTGTAGTGAACGGCTGCTAGGCAAGAAACTGGGCATCCCGCGAGGCGTGCAGAG GGACACTATGTGGCGAATCTTTACTGGATCACTGCTAGTGGAGGAAAAGTCAAGTGCCCTTCTGCATGACCTTCGAGAGATTGAGGCCTGGATCTACCGCTTGCTGCGTTCCCCAGTTCCTGTCTCTGGGCAGAAACGAGTGGACATTGAGGTCTTACCACAGGAACTGCAGCCAGCGCTGACGTTCGCTCTGCCAGACCCCTCTCGATTCACCCTAGTAGATTTCCCACTTCACCTTCCCTTGGAACTTCTGGGTGTGGATGCTTGTCTTCAGGTGCTAACTTGCATCCTGTTGGAGCACAAG GTGGTGCTGCAGTCTCGAGACTACAACGCACTCTCCATGTCTGTGATGGCGTTTGTGGCAATGATCTATCCACTGGAGTACATGTTCCCTGTCATCCCTCTGCTCCCCACCTGCATGGCTTCAGCAGAGCAG ctgctcttggctccaacCCCATACATCATTGGAGTTCCTGCCAGCTTCTTCCTCTacaagctagacttcaaaatgcCTGATGATGTGTGGCTAGTAGATTTGGACAGCAATCGG GTGATTGCCCCTACCAACGCAGAAGTGCTACCTGTCCTGCCAGAACCGGAGTCCTTAGAGCTGAAGAAACACTTGAAGCAG GCTCTGGCCAGTATGAGTCTCAACACCCAGCCTATTCTCAATCTGGAGAAGTTCCATGAGGGCCAGGAGATCCCACTTCTCTTGGGAAGGCCTTCCCATGACCTCCAGTCCACACCTTCCACTGAATTCAATCCACTCATTTATGGCAATGACGTAGATTCAGTGGATGTTGCAACAAG GGTGGCCATGGTGCGTTTCTTCAACTCTGCTAACGTGCTGCAGGGCTTCCAGATGCACACACGTACCCTGCGACTCTTCCCCCGACCTGTGGTAGCTTTCCAAGCTGGCTCCTTTCTGGCCTCACGCCCCCGACAGACCCCCTTTGCTGAGAAACTGGCCAGGACTCAAGCTGTGGAGTACTTTGGAGAATGGATCCTGAACCCTTCTAACTACGCCTTCCAACGGATTCACAACA ATATGTTTGATCCAGCCCTTATTGGTGACAAGCCGAAGTGGTATGCTCACCAGCTGCAGCCCATCCACTATCGAGTCTATGACGGCAACTCTCAGCTGGCTGAGGCTCTGAGTGCGCCACCTGAGCGTGATTCTGATTCTGACCCCACTGATGACAG TGGCAGTGACAGTATGGACTACGATGACTCAAGCTCGTCTTACTCCTCCCTCGGGGACTTCGTCAGTGAAATGATGAAATGTGACATCAATGGTGACACTCCCA ATGTGGATCCTCTGACACACGCCGCCCTGGGAGATGCCAGTGAAGTGGCGATCGATGAGCTGCAGCcccagaaggagggagaggagcctGGCCCAGACAGTGAGAGCTCTCAGGGAAAGTCTCCGCTGCACTCCAGCCCCAGCGGGGCCGCCCACGGCGCCCACTCT GAACATGCTGATTCTACAGGGGTGGAGGataaggcagcagcagcaggcggcCCCGGGCCCCTCGCTCCTGGGCCTCCCGGCATTTGCAAATCTGCTGTGGACAGGAGACGGACGGAGACTGGAGAGGGGTCAGTGTGCCCGCAAGCCTCCGACAATGCACACTTGGAGCCCCAGTATGGCTTCCCTCCTGAGGAAGATGACGATGAGCAGGGAGAAAGCTACACGCCCCGATTCAGCCAGCATGTCAGTGGCAGTCG GGCGCCAAAGCTGCTGCGGCCCAACAGCCTGAAACTGGCAAGCGACTCGGACGCAGAGTCGGACTCTCGAGCCAGCTCCCCCACCTCCACTGTCTCTAACAACAGCACCGAGGGCTTCGGGGGCATCATGTCCTTTGCCA GCAGCCTGTATCGGAACCATAGTACAAGCTTCAGTCTTTCCAACCTCACACTGCCCACCAAAGGTGCCCGGGAGAAGACTACACCCTTCCCCAGCCTGAAAG GAAACAGGAGGGCCTTGGTGGACCAGAAGTCATCTGTCATTAAACACAGCCCAACCGTGAAAAGAGAACCTCCATCACCCCAGGGCCGGTCCAGCAATTCTAG CGAGAACCAGCAGTTCCTGAAGGAAGTGGTACACAGTGTGCTGGATGGCCAGGGCGTAGGCTGGCTCAATATGAAAAAGGTACGCCGGCTGCTGGAGAGTGAGCAGCTTCGAGTCTTTGTGCTGAGCAAGCTGAACCGTGCAGTGCAGTCAGAGGACGATGCCCGGCAGGATGTCATCCAGGATGTG GAGATCAGTCGGAAGGTGTACAAGGGAATGCTAGACCTCCTCAAGTGCACGGTCCTCAGTCTCGAGCAGTCCTATGCCCATGCAGGTCTGGGTGGCATGGCCAGCATCTTCGGGCTTCTGGAGATTGCTCAGACCCATTACTATAGCAAAG ACCCAGACAAACGGAAGAGAAGTCCAACAGAGAACGTAAATACCCCTGTTGGCAAGGATCCTGGTCTGGCTGGGCGGGGGGACCCCAAGGCTATGGCACAGCTAAGGGTCCCTCAGCTGGGTCCTCGGGCACCAAGTGCCACAGGAAAGGGCCCCAAAGAACTGGATACCAGAAGTTTAAAGGAAGAGAATTTTGTAGCGTCTGTTG AATTGTGGAACAAGCACCAGGAAGTGAAAAAGCAAAAGGCTTTGGAAAAACAGA GGCCGGAGGTGATCAAGCCTGCCTTTGACCTTGGTGAGACAGAGGAGAAAAAGTCCCAGATCAGCGCAGACAGTGGTGTGAGCCTGACATCTGCTTCCCAG AGGACCGATCAGGACTCTGTCATCGGTGTGAGTCCAGCTGTTATGATCCGAAGCTCAAGTCAGGATTCTGAA GTGAGTAACAGTTCCGGGGAGACCCTTGGAGCAGACAGCGACCTGAGCAGTACTGCAGGGGATGGGCCAGGAGGAGAAGGCAGCGCTCACTTGACCAGTTCCCGGGCCACTCTGTCGGATAGTGAGATTGAAACCAATGCTGCCACGAGTACCATCTTT GGTAAAGCCCATAGCTTGAAACCAAAGGAGAAGCTGGCTAGCAGTCCAATTCGTTCTTCTGAAGACGTAAGCCAGCGCGTCTATCTCTATGAGGGACTACTAG GAAGGGACAAAGGATCGATGTGGGACCAGTTAGAGGATGCTGCTATGGAGACCTTTTCTATAA GCAAAGAGCGTTCTACTTTATGGGACCAAATGCAGTTCTGGGAAGATGCATTCTTAGATGCTGTGATGTTGGAAAGAGAAGGGATGGGTATGGACCAGGGTCCTCAGGAAATGATCGACAG GTACCTGTCCCTAGGAGAACATGACCGGAAGCGCCTGGAGGATGATGAAGATCGTTTACTGGCCACACTTTTGCACAACCTCATATCCTATATGCTACTGATGAAG GTGAACAAGAATGACATCAGGAAGAAAGTGCGTCGTCTGATGGGAAAGTCCCACATTGGCCTTGTATACAGCCAACAAATCAATGAGGTGCTCGACCAGCTGACCAATCTG AGTGGACGTGATCTCTCCATCCGATCCAGTGGCAGCCGGCACATGAAGAAGCAGACGTTTGTTGTACATGCGGGGACAGACACAAATGGAGATATCTTTTTCATGGAA
- the Madd gene encoding MAP kinase-activating death domain protein isoform X39: protein MVQKKFCPRLLDYLVIVGARHPSSDSVAQTPELLRRYPLEDHPEFPLPPDVVFFCQPEGCLSVRQRRMSLRDDTSFVFTLTDKDTGVTRYGICVNFYRSFQKRMPKEKVEGAAGPRGKEGTHVPCASEEVGTQSAESSSSTLQPPSADSTPDVNQSPRGKRRAKAGSRSRNSTLTSLCVLSHYPFFSTFRECLYTLKRLVDCCSERLLGKKLGIPRGVQRDTMWRIFTGSLLVEEKSSALLHDLREIEAWIYRLLRSPVPVSGQKRVDIEVLPQELQPALTFALPDPSRFTLVDFPLHLPLELLGVDACLQVLTCILLEHKVVLQSRDYNALSMSVMAFVAMIYPLEYMFPVIPLLPTCMASAEQLLLAPTPYIIGVPASFFLYKLDFKMPDDVWLVDLDSNRVIAPTNAEVLPVLPEPESLELKKHLKQALASMSLNTQPILNLEKFHEGQEIPLLLGRPSHDLQSTPSTEFNPLIYGNDVDSVDVATRVAMVRFFNSANVLQGFQMHTRTLRLFPRPVVAFQAGSFLASRPRQTPFAEKLARTQAVEYFGEWILNPSNYAFQRIHNNMFDPALIGDKPKWYAHQLQPIHYRVYDGNSQLAEALSAPPERDSDSDPTDDSGSDSMDYDDSSSSYSSLGDFVSEMMKCDINGDTPNVDPLTHAALGDASEVAIDELQPQKEGEEPGPDSESSQGKSPLHSSPSGAAHGAHSEHADSTGVEDKAAAAGGPGPLAPGPPGICKSAVDRRRTETGEGSVCPQASDNAHLEPQYGFPPEEDDDEQGESYTPRFSQHVSGSRAPKLLRPNSLKLASDSDAESDSRASSPTSTVSNNSTEGFGGIMSFASSLYRNHSTSFSLSNLTLPTKGAREKTTPFPSLKGNRRALVDQKSSVIKHSPTVKREPPSPQGRSSNSSENQQFLKEVVHSVLDGQGVGWLNMKKVRRLLESEQLRVFVLSKLNRAVQSEDDARQDVIQDVEISRKVYKGMLDLLKCTVLSLEQSYAHAGLGGMASIFGLLEIAQTHYYSKDPDKRKRSPTENVNTPVGKDPGLAGRGDPKAMAQLRVPQLGPRAPSATGKGPKELDTRSLKEENFVASVGPEVIKPAFDLGETEEKKSQISADSGVSLTSASQRTDQDSVIGVSPAVMIRSSSQDSEVSNSSGETLGADSDLSSTAGDGPGGEGSAHLTSSRATLSDSEIETNAATSTIFGKAHSLKPKEKLASSPIRSSEDVSQRVYLYEGLLGRDKGSMWDQLEDAAMETFSISKERSTLWDQMQFWEDAFLDAVMLEREGMGMDQGPQEMIDRYLSLGEHDRKRLEDDEDRLLATLLHNLISYMLLMKVNKNDIRKKVRRLMGKSHIGLVYSQQINEVLDQLTNLSGRDLSIRSSGSRHMKKQTFVVHAGTDTNGDIFFMEVCDDCVVLRSNIGTVYERWWYEKLINMTYCPKTKVLCLWRRNGSETQLNKFYTKKCRELYYCVKDSMERAAARQQSIKPGPELGGEFPVQDMKTGEGGLLQVTLEGINLKFMHNQFLKLKKW, encoded by the exons GCACCCAAGCAGTGATAGTGTGGCTCAGACTCCTGAACTGCTGCGGCGGTACCCACTAGAGGATCACCCCGAGTTTCCCCTGCCCCCAGATGTGGTGTTCTTCTGCCAGCCGGAGGGCTGTCTGAGTGTGCGGCAGCGACGCATGAGCCTTCGAGATGATACCTCTTTTGTCTTCACCCTCACCGACAAGGACACCGGCGTCACCCGCTACGGCATCTGTGTTAACTTCTACCGCTCCTTCCAAAAGCGGATGCCGAAGGAAAAGGTAGAAGGAGCAGCAGGACCCCGCGGGAAGGAAGGCACTCATGTGCCCTGTGCCTCAGAAGAGGTCGGCACCCAGAGCGCCGAGAGCAGCAGCTCCACCTtgcagcctccaagtgctgactCCACGCCCGACGTGAACCAGTCTCCTCGGGGCAAACGGCGTGCAAAAGCGGGCAGCCGCTCCCGCAACAGCACTCTGACGTCCCTGTGTGTGCTCAGCCACTATCCCTTCTTCTCTACCTTCAGAGAGTGTCTCTATACTCTGAAACGTCTGGTCGACTGCTGTAGTGAACGGCTGCTAGGCAAGAAACTGGGCATCCCGCGAGGCGTGCAGAG GGACACTATGTGGCGAATCTTTACTGGATCACTGCTAGTGGAGGAAAAGTCAAGTGCCCTTCTGCATGACCTTCGAGAGATTGAGGCCTGGATCTACCGCTTGCTGCGTTCCCCAGTTCCTGTCTCTGGGCAGAAACGAGTGGACATTGAGGTCTTACCACAGGAACTGCAGCCAGCGCTGACGTTCGCTCTGCCAGACCCCTCTCGATTCACCCTAGTAGATTTCCCACTTCACCTTCCCTTGGAACTTCTGGGTGTGGATGCTTGTCTTCAGGTGCTAACTTGCATCCTGTTGGAGCACAAG GTGGTGCTGCAGTCTCGAGACTACAACGCACTCTCCATGTCTGTGATGGCGTTTGTGGCAATGATCTATCCACTGGAGTACATGTTCCCTGTCATCCCTCTGCTCCCCACCTGCATGGCTTCAGCAGAGCAG ctgctcttggctccaacCCCATACATCATTGGAGTTCCTGCCAGCTTCTTCCTCTacaagctagacttcaaaatgcCTGATGATGTGTGGCTAGTAGATTTGGACAGCAATCGG GTGATTGCCCCTACCAACGCAGAAGTGCTACCTGTCCTGCCAGAACCGGAGTCCTTAGAGCTGAAGAAACACTTGAAGCAG GCTCTGGCCAGTATGAGTCTCAACACCCAGCCTATTCTCAATCTGGAGAAGTTCCATGAGGGCCAGGAGATCCCACTTCTCTTGGGAAGGCCTTCCCATGACCTCCAGTCCACACCTTCCACTGAATTCAATCCACTCATTTATGGCAATGACGTAGATTCAGTGGATGTTGCAACAAG GGTGGCCATGGTGCGTTTCTTCAACTCTGCTAACGTGCTGCAGGGCTTCCAGATGCACACACGTACCCTGCGACTCTTCCCCCGACCTGTGGTAGCTTTCCAAGCTGGCTCCTTTCTGGCCTCACGCCCCCGACAGACCCCCTTTGCTGAGAAACTGGCCAGGACTCAAGCTGTGGAGTACTTTGGAGAATGGATCCTGAACCCTTCTAACTACGCCTTCCAACGGATTCACAACA ATATGTTTGATCCAGCCCTTATTGGTGACAAGCCGAAGTGGTATGCTCACCAGCTGCAGCCCATCCACTATCGAGTCTATGACGGCAACTCTCAGCTGGCTGAGGCTCTGAGTGCGCCACCTGAGCGTGATTCTGATTCTGACCCCACTGATGACAG TGGCAGTGACAGTATGGACTACGATGACTCAAGCTCGTCTTACTCCTCCCTCGGGGACTTCGTCAGTGAAATGATGAAATGTGACATCAATGGTGACACTCCCA ATGTGGATCCTCTGACACACGCCGCCCTGGGAGATGCCAGTGAAGTGGCGATCGATGAGCTGCAGCcccagaaggagggagaggagcctGGCCCAGACAGTGAGAGCTCTCAGGGAAAGTCTCCGCTGCACTCCAGCCCCAGCGGGGCCGCCCACGGCGCCCACTCT GAACATGCTGATTCTACAGGGGTGGAGGataaggcagcagcagcaggcggcCCCGGGCCCCTCGCTCCTGGGCCTCCCGGCATTTGCAAATCTGCTGTGGACAGGAGACGGACGGAGACTGGAGAGGGGTCAGTGTGCCCGCAAGCCTCCGACAATGCACACTTGGAGCCCCAGTATGGCTTCCCTCCTGAGGAAGATGACGATGAGCAGGGAGAAAGCTACACGCCCCGATTCAGCCAGCATGTCAGTGGCAGTCG GGCGCCAAAGCTGCTGCGGCCCAACAGCCTGAAACTGGCAAGCGACTCGGACGCAGAGTCGGACTCTCGAGCCAGCTCCCCCACCTCCACTGTCTCTAACAACAGCACCGAGGGCTTCGGGGGCATCATGTCCTTTGCCA GCAGCCTGTATCGGAACCATAGTACAAGCTTCAGTCTTTCCAACCTCACACTGCCCACCAAAGGTGCCCGGGAGAAGACTACACCCTTCCCCAGCCTGAAAG GAAACAGGAGGGCCTTGGTGGACCAGAAGTCATCTGTCATTAAACACAGCCCAACCGTGAAAAGAGAACCTCCATCACCCCAGGGCCGGTCCAGCAATTCTAG CGAGAACCAGCAGTTCCTGAAGGAAGTGGTACACAGTGTGCTGGATGGCCAGGGCGTAGGCTGGCTCAATATGAAAAAGGTACGCCGGCTGCTGGAGAGTGAGCAGCTTCGAGTCTTTGTGCTGAGCAAGCTGAACCGTGCAGTGCAGTCAGAGGACGATGCCCGGCAGGATGTCATCCAGGATGTG GAGATCAGTCGGAAGGTGTACAAGGGAATGCTAGACCTCCTCAAGTGCACGGTCCTCAGTCTCGAGCAGTCCTATGCCCATGCAGGTCTGGGTGGCATGGCCAGCATCTTCGGGCTTCTGGAGATTGCTCAGACCCATTACTATAGCAAAG ACCCAGACAAACGGAAGAGAAGTCCAACAGAGAACGTAAATACCCCTGTTGGCAAGGATCCTGGTCTGGCTGGGCGGGGGGACCCCAAGGCTATGGCACAGCTAAGGGTCCCTCAGCTGGGTCCTCGGGCACCAAGTGCCACAGGAAAGGGCCCCAAAGAACTGGATACCAGAAGTTTAAAGGAAGAGAATTTTGTAGCGTCTGTTG GGCCGGAGGTGATCAAGCCTGCCTTTGACCTTGGTGAGACAGAGGAGAAAAAGTCCCAGATCAGCGCAGACAGTGGTGTGAGCCTGACATCTGCTTCCCAG AGGACCGATCAGGACTCTGTCATCGGTGTGAGTCCAGCTGTTATGATCCGAAGCTCAAGTCAGGATTCTGAA GTGAGTAACAGTTCCGGGGAGACCCTTGGAGCAGACAGCGACCTGAGCAGTACTGCAGGGGATGGGCCAGGAGGAGAAGGCAGCGCTCACTTGACCAGTTCCCGGGCCACTCTGTCGGATAGTGAGATTGAAACCAATGCTGCCACGAGTACCATCTTT GGTAAAGCCCATAGCTTGAAACCAAAGGAGAAGCTGGCTAGCAGTCCAATTCGTTCTTCTGAAGACGTAAGCCAGCGCGTCTATCTCTATGAGGGACTACTAG GAAGGGACAAAGGATCGATGTGGGACCAGTTAGAGGATGCTGCTATGGAGACCTTTTCTATAA GCAAAGAGCGTTCTACTTTATGGGACCAAATGCAGTTCTGGGAAGATGCATTCTTAGATGCTGTGATGTTGGAAAGAGAAGGGATGGGTATGGACCAGGGTCCTCAGGAAATGATCGACAG GTACCTGTCCCTAGGAGAACATGACCGGAAGCGCCTGGAGGATGATGAAGATCGTTTACTGGCCACACTTTTGCACAACCTCATATCCTATATGCTACTGATGAAG GTGAACAAGAATGACATCAGGAAGAAAGTGCGTCGTCTGATGGGAAAGTCCCACATTGGCCTTGTATACAGCCAACAAATCAATGAGGTGCTCGACCAGCTGACCAATCTG AGTGGACGTGATCTCTCCATCCGATCCAGTGGCAGCCGGCACATGAAGAAGCAGACGTTTGTTGTACATGCGGGGACAGACACAAATGGAGATATCTTTTTCATGGAA